A single window of Bordetella genomosp. 11 DNA harbors:
- a CDS encoding ABC transporter ATP-binding protein, which yields MTPPHMNPPLLEVRNLSKQFVVKQGYMGGRKTVLQAVHDVSFEVAQGEAFGIVGESGCGKSTAGRSLLRLIEPTSGEVRYKGEDIVGFDRQRLQALRREIQIIFQDPYASLNPRMTIGATLEEPMRLHGLATRADARDKVEAALLEVGLPAQAMHKYPHEFSGGQRQRVGIARALALNPRLIVADEPVSALDVSIQAQVLLLMESLQRSRGLSFVFISHDLGVVRHFCDNVAVMYLGRVVEKGPVDPLFEAPLHPYTQALRAASPVPDPRQKISIAKIEGDIASPLSPPSGCHFHPRCPKAMPVCRAEYPALRTVEAGRQVACHLYPDGLR from the coding sequence AAGACCGTGCTGCAGGCCGTGCACGATGTGTCCTTCGAGGTGGCGCAAGGCGAAGCCTTCGGTATCGTGGGCGAGTCCGGCTGCGGCAAGTCGACCGCGGGACGCAGTCTGCTGCGCCTGATCGAGCCGACCTCCGGCGAAGTGCGCTACAAGGGCGAAGACATCGTCGGCTTCGATCGCCAGCGCCTGCAGGCCCTGCGCCGCGAGATACAGATCATTTTCCAGGATCCCTATGCGTCGCTGAATCCGCGCATGACCATCGGCGCCACGCTGGAAGAGCCGATGCGGCTGCACGGCCTGGCCACGCGGGCCGACGCCCGGGACAAGGTGGAAGCCGCCCTGCTGGAAGTGGGCCTGCCGGCGCAGGCGATGCACAAGTATCCTCACGAGTTCTCCGGCGGCCAGCGCCAGCGCGTGGGCATCGCCCGCGCCCTGGCGCTGAACCCGCGGCTGATCGTCGCGGACGAGCCGGTCTCTGCGCTCGATGTGTCCATCCAGGCGCAGGTGCTGCTGCTGATGGAGTCCCTGCAGCGCAGCCGCGGCCTGAGCTTCGTCTTTATTTCGCACGATCTGGGCGTCGTGCGGCACTTCTGCGACAACGTCGCCGTGATGTACCTGGGCCGCGTGGTGGAAAAGGGCCCGGTCGACCCCTTGTTCGAGGCGCCGCTGCATCCGTACACGCAGGCATTGCGCGCGGCCTCGCCGGTGCCCGATCCGCGCCAGAAGATTTCCATTGCCAAGATCGAGGGGGATATCGCCTCGCCGCTCTCGCCGCCCTCTGGCTGCCACTTCCATCCGCGCTGCCCCAAGGCGATGCCGGTGTGCCGGGCCGAATATCCCGCGCTGCGCACCGTGGAGGCGGGCCGGCAGGTGGCGTGCCATCTTTATCCGGACGGCCTCCGGTAA